In Calothrix sp. PCC 7507, one DNA window encodes the following:
- a CDS encoding thioesterase family protein, whose translation MSEEKPSQPTLPPTTALDKPSHREFENWFEYPVRTQPHHTDYAGAVWHGSYIAWMEEARNECLRSIGINFADLTALGCDLPVVELSVLYHRVLQLGMAAIVKTRMADVTGVRINWDYAILSPDEQQLYVTAKVTLVALDRERGKIMHQLPPSVKDALARISALHNN comes from the coding sequence ATGTCTGAAGAAAAACCAAGCCAACCAACATTACCGCCAACTACGGCTCTTGACAAACCATCCCATCGTGAATTTGAGAATTGGTTTGAATATCCTGTGAGGACACAACCCCACCATACTGATTATGCAGGCGCTGTCTGGCATGGCTCATATATCGCTTGGATGGAAGAAGCACGGAATGAGTGCTTACGTTCAATTGGCATCAACTTTGCTGATTTAACAGCTTTAGGTTGTGATTTACCAGTTGTAGAACTTTCAGTACTCTATCACCGTGTACTACAGTTGGGTATGGCAGCTATAGTCAAAACGCGTATGGCCGATGTGACTGGCGTGCGGATCAATTGGGATTATGCGATTCTCTCACCCGATGAACAACAATTGTATGTGACTGCCAAGGTGACTCTAGTCGCATTAGACCGCGAAAGAGGTAAGATAATGCATCAGTTACCTCCAAGTGTCAAGGATGCGTTGGCACGAATTTCCGCATTGCATAATAACTGA
- a CDS encoding Uma2 family endonuclease, producing MLQIKHRFQSFAEYLSYDDGSDKLYELFNGELIEMPPESGINVQIATFLLIQFASLLGYKRVRGHGLELEVRGEPRNRYPDLTIIASEHIQQLAKRNTIRLSMLPPLLVIEVVSPGELQRDRDFIAKRSQYQDCGIPEYWIIDPETQTILVLELIDKTYTEIGNFAGNNLVVSPQFNQLNLKASQIFDAVNQA from the coding sequence ATGCTACAAATTAAACATAGATTTCAAAGTTTCGCAGAATACCTATCTTATGATGATGGCTCAGATAAACTCTATGAGTTGTTTAATGGAGAGTTAATCGAGATGCCTCCAGAATCAGGAATCAATGTTCAGATTGCCACATTTTTATTAATTCAATTTGCATCTCTGTTAGGTTATAAAAGAGTTCGAGGACATGGTTTAGAACTGGAAGTGAGAGGAGAACCCAGAAACCGTTATCCTGATCTGACAATTATTGCAAGCGAGCATATTCAGCAGTTAGCAAAACGTAATACTATCCGCTTGTCAATGCTACCTCCTCTACTGGTGATTGAAGTAGTTAGCCCAGGAGAATTGCAACGAGACAGAGATTTCATCGCCAAGCGATCGCAGTATCAAGATTGTGGTATTCCTGAATATTGGATTATCGACCCCGAAACTCAAACTATATTGGTCTTAGAACTTATTGACAAAACTTACACTGAGATAGGTAACTTTGCTGGTAATAATTTAGTTGTATCTCCACAATTCAATCAACTAAATCTCAAAGCATCACAAATCTTTGATGCAGTAAATCAAGCGTGA